A portion of the Candidatus Polarisedimenticolaceae bacterium genome contains these proteins:
- a CDS encoding sigma-70 family RNA polymerase sigma factor: protein MARKMTLDEMVEFDPNAADAVAEAQAEIEAAQRAARRRKNAPATETDRPTAAILPIYLREMGATPLIDEHKEVALARELQEGREGLAKLAVKLPVHVRDYVLEGDQDGPKRGREWPLDDLETFWGRLVRYEREHREPKVSLVLREGREHKRHVDHARDALILANLRLVVHIAKKYLNHGISFMDLIQEGNIGLMKAVEKFEYERGNKFSTYAYWWIKQAIERAIADKARIIRIPVHVNEKIKKIARVSRELGETLGRKPTPPEIAKKLRMPVAKVEEILGVVQEPQALDELSADDDAPSLLRFVADPNAPSPLEKTVDRELREKIEATLRVLNPREIEIIRLRFGIGRDMPFTLEEIGRVMGLSRERVRQIEATALKKIQQAQECKDLREFLG, encoded by the coding sequence ATGGCGCGCAAGATGACACTGGACGAGATGGTCGAGTTCGACCCGAACGCCGCGGACGCGGTGGCCGAGGCGCAGGCCGAGATCGAGGCCGCGCAGAGGGCCGCCCGCCGGCGGAAGAACGCTCCGGCGACCGAAACCGATCGTCCGACGGCGGCGATCCTCCCGATCTACCTGCGGGAGATGGGTGCGACCCCGCTCATCGACGAGCACAAGGAAGTCGCCCTGGCGCGTGAGCTTCAGGAGGGGCGTGAGGGGCTCGCGAAGCTCGCGGTGAAGCTCCCCGTACACGTCCGGGACTACGTGCTCGAAGGGGACCAGGACGGTCCCAAGCGCGGGCGCGAGTGGCCGCTCGACGACCTCGAGACCTTCTGGGGCCGGCTCGTCCGGTACGAGCGGGAGCACCGCGAGCCCAAGGTCTCGCTGGTCCTGCGCGAGGGGCGCGAGCACAAGCGCCACGTCGACCATGCCCGTGACGCGCTGATCCTGGCGAACCTCCGCCTCGTGGTCCACATCGCCAAGAAGTACCTGAACCACGGGATCTCCTTCATGGACCTGATCCAGGAGGGGAACATCGGCCTGATGAAGGCCGTCGAGAAGTTCGAATACGAGCGCGGCAACAAGTTCTCGACGTACGCGTACTGGTGGATCAAGCAGGCCATCGAGCGGGCGATCGCGGACAAGGCGCGGATCATCCGCATTCCGGTGCACGTCAACGAGAAGATCAAGAAGATCGCCCGCGTCAGCCGGGAGCTCGGCGAGACTCTCGGCCGCAAGCCGACCCCGCCGGAGATCGCGAAGAAGCTCCGGATGCCGGTCGCGAAGGTCGAGGAGATCCTCGGCGTCGTCCAGGAGCCGCAGGCGCTCGACGAGCTCTCCGCGGACGACGACGCGCCGAGCCTGCTTCGCTTCGTCGCCGACCCGAACGCCCCGTCTCCCCTCGAGAAGACGGTCGATCGGGAGCTCCGCGAGAAGATCGAGGCGACGCTGCGCGTGCTGAACCCGCGGGAGATCGAGATCATCCGCCTTCGCTTCGGCATCGGACGCGACATGCCGTTCACGCTCGAGGAGATCGGCCGCGTGATGGGCCTCAGCCGCGAGCGGGTGCGGCAGATCGAAGCCACGGCGCTGAAGAAGATCCAGCAGGCTCAGGAGTGCAAGGACCTGCGCGAGTTCCTGGGGTAA